The segment GGAAAAAGAATTTGTTGGCCTGGCCTCCTAAgtgttttttcagtggccctaaccTTCTTCTGTAAAGTGGTCTCTCTAAATCAGCAGGTCATTAAAATAGTTATGAAATCACTTCTTCTTTACCACCTAGTTATCACCCAGATGTTGAATTGTCTAAAGTTCCAATATCACGCTCATCTCAAGGTTTTATCGCTCTGAAACGTCTGTAGTGTCTTTTCatgatttaaaatataaaaactttTTATGAATTTTACCCAGGTGTTTGTGAAAGGAGAATTCAggctctgtctctttaagacctcACTCTCTTAAGCCCACtgtcttctgattggtcagaaacTTGTGACTTTGTGATGTCACAAAATCTCCAAAGTAGAAAAAACTGTGTGAAGTCTgtcgttcagagcagcctggtTACTCAGACATGCAGTTCACTACTGATTTCAAACTTTGCCTTCGTTTAGTTTGAATAATTTAATACCTCCTCTTTAAGATTTGTGATTAAAGTTCACAACATCAGTCAGttcaaacaaaacaggaagCATGACTCATGCTGGCTGACACCGATATATTCTGTGCTGCAGATCTCCGGTGTTGTTGTACAGCGGGGGGATGCCCAGAGCGAGTTACGGTGATCGTCACTGTCTCACTATCCAGCAGGACAAAGAGCACGTCACTCTGGACTTCACGTCCCGGGTCATCGACTTCTTCACAGTCCACAGCACCGAGCCGGAGAGCGGTGAGCGGCtggatgatgatgctgatgagcGTGTGAGCGTTTCTATGAATAATACTCTAAACATGTCTCCTCATCTTCCAGAGTTTGACGAGCCGTCTGCGTTGGTCGTGCTTCTGGAAGAGGAGCTGGTTGTGATCGACCTGCAGACCCCCGGGTGGCCCTCTCTGCCCACTCCCTACCTGGCCCCTCTGCACTCCTCGGCCATCACCTGCTCCTTCCACGTCTCCAGCGTCCCGCCCAAGCTGTGGGAGAGGCTGGTGAACGCCGGGAGAGCGCAGCAGGGTCGGCAGCATGCACACGgggtgagaaacacacacacacacacacacacacacacgcagtcacacacacacacacacacacacaattaacaAGCGGGTCATGgtgaagaagacagttattattatttatttataattatctTTGTGGTTTGATCACTGAGAGTCTGGATATGACGCGTACGATCAGTAGAAACTGGAAATAAGTGATTTAAAATGTAGTTTTATGTCAGTAAAAATACCCTAAAGGAGTgaaactgatgtttttactcGTGGTTCGACCTCGGCTCACCGGCTGGCGGCCCAACAGACTCAAAGAAACCGCACAGTGTGACCATCAGCCTGCTGTGAGTGTGATAACTTAAAGAGCAGGTGTGGGCAGTTTAGGGCTTAGTGAAGGCTTTGTTGCTTAGATCAGCTGTTTGATGACTGGCAGATTAGACTCCACactcgcgcacacacacacacacacacgcacacacacacacaaacacacacacacacaaacacacacacataaacacacacagctggtacGCTCGTAAATCATCAGTCTGAGCCAGGGCCACTGGCGCTCTGCAGACCCAACAGaagcagagtgtgtgtctgtgtgcagagtTCTTCTTGGTGTCAGGGTTTGTGAAGTTGAAGTTAAGATGGGATGAAAAAGCAGAGCAGTGTTTGTTCCTCTTGCAGCTCTGCAGTGTGATGAACTCTTcttctatctgtgtgtgtttgtgcagagttgGCCCATATGTGGAGGGAAGAGCCTGGCACCTTCCATCAAACAGCAGGAGCTGCTCCTGACAGggtatctgcacacacacacacacacacacacacacagcccgcTCTAACACACAGTATTAATATATATAGCACAGATCTGTTGCTTTCTAGTGAATGTatgaagatgtttttgttttcatgcactgcagcagaaataagaacacaaacacaggaacagTTTGTCTCTTCATGTTGCACGGTTGATGCAGAAACACCTtcagaagtgttagaagctctcagtgtgtctctccctctggtacctgcagaggtgtgtgtgtgtgtgtgtgtgtatctgagcAGGATAAAGACAGTCTTTTTCATCTGGTGCGTTCACAGACACGAGGACGGCACCGTGCGTTTCTGGGATGCATCAGGCGTCGCTCTCACCCCGCTCTACAAACTCAGCACGGCCAACGTCTTCCACACCGACTGCGACCCGTGCGACGAGCCACACGACCCCGGCGACGACCCCGacatgcagcaggaggaggagtggcCCCCCTTCAGGAAGGTGAGGACCTGAGAGAAGACTGTCAGTGTCTTTCTCTTTAATGGTCTGGTGGTTTGGTTTCCAGAGTCTTTGTTTCTCTGGGAGGACCGGTTTCTTTGAAGGATGGTGGTTTTGTTTAACGGCCTGTTTTCTGCTCAGAGTCACTTTTATAGGAAGTGATCGGCGTCAGGAGCGGTTAGCTTCGTTATTCAGTCGCAAAACACTCATGAAGATttgaatcagctgtttttacAGCTCAGACTGTCTCAGGGTTTTTACTCTGAGGGGAGGATCATCGTGTCTCTAACGTCCAGAGATAACAGCGTTCACACGGTTAAAAGAAGGAAACGCATTCTGAGTGATATTCAAAGTGAAACTAGGTTGAATCAgtcatttcttcttttactcCTCTTTCTGtggtctccctccctccctctctctcccccctcctctccttgtgTATCCTGTGGTAACAGAGCTGCATGTTCAGGAATTTGGCCCTCATATGGGATGAAGagcctttccctttttttccccctgccgTAATGAAAACCAGACCCGTCAGCCCACTCTTTCTCTGCAtccctgagtgtgtgagtgtgtgtgtgtgtgtgtgtgcatgtgagtgtgtgtgtgtgtgtgagtgtgagtgtgtctgtgtgtgtgtgtgtgaccgaCTTCTACTCCTTCTCCTGTGAGAGGGGATTCTATGTGAATTCCTcccgtgtgtgtgagaggcagATTAATGGGCATGTTTTGCTGAGTGTGTTTGAGGGGGGGAGGATTGTGTTGGCATTTGTCTGACAATAAGATTAAAGAAGCTTCCGGAGAGGACCGAGGAGATCTTCAGGGGAGCGTTTCAACCTCAATCTGCATAAACTCTGAGTGTTTGTTTCTAAATGTGTGATCAGAGCGACCACAGACTGTCCTAGAAACAAGTCTCTGCATCAAGAGAGAATAAATGTGAAGCATTAAGCTCTTCTTGAAGCGtctcatgttctgtgttttccaTGCAGGTGGGCTGCTTCGACCCGTACAGTGACGACCCTCGGTTAGGCATCCAGAAGATCAGTCTGTGCAAATACAGCAACAAGCTGCTGGTGGCTGGAACTGCTGGACAGGTAAAGAGgatcctctcttctcctcagaCTTTAAAACGTCcttaaagataaaatataaacatgtccTTCATGTTGTCTCTCCCTCCAGGTGATCGTTCTGGGTCTGAGTGACGAGCGGTCCGATCACACGGTGGACGTGTCGGTTGTCGACCTGCTGCAGGACCGGGAGGGTTTCACCTGGAAGGGCCACGACAGGCTGGAGCCGCGTCTGAAACCCGCCCCCTTCCCTCCGGGCTTCCAGCCTCTGGTCCTTGTGCAGTGTATGCCGCCGGCCTCCGTCACCGCTGTGGCTCTGCACGCCGAGTGGAACCTGATCTCCTTCGGGACGAGTCATGGATTCGGACTGTTCGACTACCACAGACGAAATGCTGTGCTGgcaaggtacacacacacacacgcacacacacacacacacacacacacacacacacgctcaggtTGTTAGTTCTCAGGTTCTctatctctgctgctcttcttctcttcaaGGTGTACTCTGCATCCGAACGACTCCTTGGCGATGGAGGGTCCGCTGTCCAGAGTCAAGTCCCTGAAAAAGTCTCTACGGCAGAGTTTCAGACGAATCCGCAAGAGCCGAGTGTCGGGGAAGAAACGCACCATCACCACGCCAACCAGCAAGGTACAGCACCGCCTCTGTGTGGAGGAGGAACGGCGTGTAGAGGACACAGAGaaggaaacaataaaacaataaataatcaaataaataaattcaaattaataagtcaattaaaattaaaactgaaaaataaagtaaaactatcaatgaaaactgaaataataaaatgataaataatagaATAGTTACTTTCAAATTAATTagttgaattaaataaaaaaagataaataaaataaattgaaacataaatgaaaaaggaaaaactacaataataaataatcaaataaataaattcaaattaatgaattaaattaaataaaaatagataaaataaagtaaaactataaaaatacaaaatctaataataaaataataaataattacatttaaattaataagttatgttaataaaaataaataaagattaaaggtGAATTCAGATTTAATCAGGTCTataaagtgagttttaagaagtgatttaaagacttgtctctgtttctgctgaATCACTCGTTCATTGTGTGTCGTGTCACGTTCAGGTCCAGGAGGCGAACGCTGCTCTGGCGGAGCAGGAGGACGTGGCTCCGGTGCAGAGGAGGATCGAACCTCGATCAGCAGATGACTCTCTGTCCGGAGTCGTGCGTTGTCTCTGCTTCGCTGACACGTTCCTGCGTGACGGTGAGTTTACACGAGAGCTGAGTGTCGAATCAGTACCAGTTAAAATCACGCTCCTCAGGGTGCTGGTGGTctaacggtctaagcgccccacgtatagaggctaaagtcctcgtcacagaggtcgctggttcaactcccgggaggtcaaccattcactgcatgtcttccctcactctctactccccacatgtcccgtctctcttcagctgtctgtcaataaaggcccaaaaacataacttcagGTTTCTGATGCTGTTACCGTTCTGTGTTTCCTCCAGGTACTAACCACGGCCCCACGCTGTGGGCGGGGACTAACTCAGGCAGCGTTTACGCCTATGCTCTGGAGGTGCCTGGAGTCGGCTTGGGGCGCGTCAGTGAGCGCGGTGGAGCGGGCGAGGGCAGCGTGTGTGTGGAGGCGGTGCTGGGGAAGGAGATCCAGCTGATGCACAGAGCGCCCGTGGTGTCCATCTCCGTGCTGGACGGGCGAGGGAAACCGTTACCTGATCCCTACGAAGCCTCCCAGGACCTCGCCATCGCGCCGGATATGACCAATGCTCACTCTGTCCTCATCGCCTCCGAGGAACAGCTGAAGGTGAAGGCGTGGAAAACCTCTCAAAGACTTGTGTGACCTGTCTTCACGACAACCGAAGACTGATtccactcctcctctccctctctctgcaggtgttCTCCCTCCCTAAGGTGAGCGCTAAGACAAAGTTCAAACTGACGGCTCATGAAGGCTGCCGGGTGAGGAAGGTGGCCCTGGTGGTCTTCAGCTCAACCGCTCAGGAGGACTACAGTGAGCACACGCTGGTCTGCCTCACCAACTTAGGAGACATGCACCTCTTCAACATACCTGCCCTCCGACCTCAGGTGGGATGTTGGAGCATGGTTTGTGTTCATGCAGTGATCGTGCAGAATGTTTTAATCTGAGTGAACGTCTTTGTGGTTCTTCAGGTGCGCTACGACTGCATCCGTAAAGAAGACATCAGCGGCATCGCCACGTGTGTGTTCACTAAGAACGGGCAAGGTGAGACGAACACATCGTTAACGACAGTCACACTCTCAtgttcacacacagagagttaaacacggctctctctgtctcctcaggGTTCTACCTGATCTCTCC is part of the Notolabrus celidotus isolate fNotCel1 chromosome 20, fNotCel1.pri, whole genome shotgun sequence genome and harbors:
- the llgl1 gene encoding lethal(2) giant larvae protein homolog 1, translated to MMKFRFRRQGTDPQREKIKQELFAFNKTVEHGFPHQPSALAYDPKLQLMAIGTKSGAIKVYGAPGVEFTGLHQDTTAVTQIHFLPGQGRLLSLLDDNTIHLWDLVTRAPREVGGVKKEGGLTLQEVGCYCLPGRPGIESCSATRVTVLLLLRSCDLLCIGTEGGGVYFLELPRLSLREGQTLPQDRITQSLPDDYRCGKSLGPVESLQEHPQQAGKILIGYSRGLVVLWDLNTRHAEQLFLGKQQLESLVWERSGNLFVSSHNDGGYSVWTVTDGNTNNHQPVSSTIPYGPFPCKAINKILWRTTQAGSPVLLYSGGMPRASYGDRHCLTIQQDKEHVTLDFTSRVIDFFTVHSTEPESEFDEPSALVVLLEEELVVIDLQTPGWPSLPTPYLAPLHSSAITCSFHVSSVPPKLWERLVNAGRAQQGRQHAHGSWPICGGKSLAPSIKQQELLLTGHEDGTVRFWDASGVALTPLYKLSTANVFHTDCDPCDEPHDPGDDPDMQQEEEWPPFRKVGCFDPYSDDPRLGIQKISLCKYSNKLLVAGTAGQVIVLGLSDERSDHTVDVSVVDLLQDREGFTWKGHDRLEPRLKPAPFPPGFQPLVLVQCMPPASVTAVALHAEWNLISFGTSHGFGLFDYHRRNAVLARCTLHPNDSLAMEGPLSRVKSLKKSLRQSFRRIRKSRVSGKKRTITTPTSKVQEANAALAEQEDVAPVQRRIEPRSADDSLSGVVRCLCFADTFLRDGTNHGPTLWAGTNSGSVYAYALEVPGVGLGRVSERGGAGEGSVCVEAVLGKEIQLMHRAPVVSISVLDGRGKPLPDPYEASQDLAIAPDMTNAHSVLIASEEQLKVFSLPKVSAKTKFKLTAHEGCRVRKVALVVFSSTAQEDYSEHTLVCLTNLGDMHLFNIPALRPQVRYDCIRKEDISGIATCVFTKNGQGFYLISPSEYERFSLSAKVLTEPVCSVQLSRQLEHTPASDGTTTQPQANGTHKNQLGQAEGQTEDPQSALSSPILDTPLDSPLSCADLTLDTTGEITVEDVREFLTTVDEAENNLKNIKDEEGRSTGILIN